The region ACGTGAAGAAGGCGGCACCGTGACCATTAATATTCATTGCGACAATGATGAAATGGATGTCTCCATCGAAGACGACGGCATCGGCATGACTCCGGAACAAATTGAAGCTATATACACCAGAAAAAAAATCGACTCCCGAGAAAAAGGAATCGGTGTTCGCAATTGCATCCAGCGGCTGGAGCAGATTTACGGTCCGCAATACAAGATGCTGATTACCAGCAGGCACGAGAAAGGAACCGAGATTTCTTTCCGGGTTCCCAAACTACGCACTGGAGTCCAGATGCGCGAGTTTGCGGGAAGCTCTATGTAGACGATAAATTTATACATATCCGACAAAAATCAAAGGGCCTGAAGTATAACTTCAGGCCCTTTTTAGTGAGCAAAATTTTGAAAAAACCTTTTATAATTAATCTTTTTTTAAACATATAAAAAAGAGATAAGCCAACCCGACAACCGGTACCAAACCGATCAACACCAGCTTGGGATTCCGCCCCAAGGCATTCAGTCTACGCACAAAAAGTGCGATGCAGGGCAGCAAAGTTCCTACTATAAACAGCCCGCTCAGAGTATTAATCACTTTTATCGCCAACGGATGAACAACAGCGTACCCCAAGAAAAGCAACACACAAATAATTACGCAATGATAAGCCGCAAAACAAGCAAACTCAGAGTAGTTTGCCTCTCCCTTAAAATCATTAAATCTCTTCAATATTTCTATGTAATGCTTCATTTATAAACTACCTCCTCCCACGACAATAACGACGTGTAACTGGGCAACTTGTCGGATCAATTGCTTTTCGTGTCAAGGATTTTCAAACTAACCGATTAAATTTATAGACCGAATACCTCCTCTCAAGAGCAATGAAAAATATGAAAAATTCAACATTCGCGAGCCCCTTTTTTTAACCGCAATTTTTTGAAAACACCCCTTGACGGAATACTGACGAATAACATACCTATCGGGCAGGTATAAAAACCTATCGAGTGGGGAGGTATTAATACCAACCCAGTTGATGGGGAATGAGGCGCGCCGGAACGGTCCATACGTATTTCCATTACACGGCTTTCCATGGGGGAAGTAACAGCCGGGAATAACTACGGAAAACCGACCGGAGCAACAAAGGTCGGAGTATCAAGCTCCAAGGCCAATTGCATTGAGAGGGGATCCATATCATGGCAAACGGAAAGAAACTATTGCGATTGTCCGGTATCCTGATTGTCCTGGCCGGGGTGCTCGGCTTCCATATGGAAGCGATGAGCATGGTCGGAACCCCACAGGAGAATGGCAACAAGCGTCCTGATCTGATTATGATCGACACTATTGCCGCTCAGGAAAAACTGGAACTGCCTGCTGTTGTGTTTCTCCACGATACACACACCAAGGCGATGGCTGAGCAGAACAAGGATTGTACTGCATGCCACGAAAAAACCGACGGGAAAGTAACCTACAAGTTCAAAAGACTTGAAAACGGTACCCCCGAACAACTCAAACAAATTTACCACAATGGTTGTATCAGCTGTCATGCTGCCGACGCCAAGGCCGGTCGTAAAACCGGACCTCAGGTCGGAGAATGCCGCAGCTGTCACATTGCCGATCCTGAAATCAAGGCTGAGCGCGCTCCCGCCGGCATGGAGAACGTTCTCCACTACCGCCACTGGGATTCCAAACTCATCGCCAAAGATGAAGGTCAGGACACTAATTGTGGAAGCTGTCACCACGTATACAACGATTTCGAAAAGAAACTTGAATACGTAAAAGGACAGGAAGAAAACTGTAGCGTATGTCACACAGCAAAGCCTGAGGGTAATGTCAAACTGACTACCTCCGAAGCCTACCACGGTCAGTGTGTAAGCTGTCACCTTGAGATGAAAGCTGCTAAAGCCGAGAAGACCGGTCCTGTCGACTGTGCTGGTTGCCACGGCAAAATGCATGAAGCGGACATCAAAGAAGACAACGCTGCGGTACTCAAAAAGCTGGGTGGAAAACTGCCCCGCCTCCCCAGAAAACAGCCCGACGCTGTTCTGCTGACCGCCCCTGTACAGGAAAATGCTGCTGCAAAAGCAAGCATGGCTGCCGTAGCTTTCAACCACAAGGCCCACGAAGGTTACACTGATTCCTGCAGCTCCTGCCACCATGCTACCATGAATAAGGCATGCTCCTCATGTCACACCGTTCGTGGTTCTAAAGAGGGTGGATTTGTCACTCTTGATCAGGCAATGCATAAAGCTGACAGCACCAGATCATGTGTTGGTTGTCATGCTGTTAAGCAGAAAGATCCGAAATGCGCAGGCTGTCACGAGCTTATGCCCCAGAACGCAATCAAATCCGAAGAAACCTGTAAGGTCTGTCACAACGGACCTGCTTCAACCTCCGGCGAGCCTGTCAAAATGGATGCCTCCGCCAAGGCTGCCATTGCGTCAAAGCTGATTATGGAACGCCCCGAGTCTCCGGCCCTGATTGCGGAAAAGGACATTCCCGAATTCGTGACCATCAACGTCCTTGAAAACGAATACAAAGCCAGCAAACTCCCCCACCGCAAGATCATCATGACCTTGGTTAACGGCATGAAGGGTGATGCAATGGCTAATGCTTTCCACAGCACACCTCTTACCGTGTGCGGAAGCTGTCATCACAACAGCCCAGCAAGCGCTACTCCTCCGAGCTGCGCCAGCTGTCACGGTGGTAAAGTTCAAGACGGACGTCCGGCCCTCAAGGGTGCTTATCACGTTCAGTGCATGACCTGTCATGACGCTATGAACCTCGAGAAGCCTGCTTCAACTGACTGCACCGCATGTCACGCGAAGAAATAGTAACGGATAGCCTGAAGGAGAACAGATAAATGTTACGCAGAACATTCCTCGGAATGCTGGGCGCAGCCTGTGTGGGAGCAAGTCTCCCCGCAGGGGCTGAGGCCGCAGGCCATGAGTTCAAAGGTTATCCCGGAAGCAAGGGTGTACTCTTTGACGCTACCCGCTGCATCGGCTGCCGCAAATGTGAAGCAGCCTGCAACAAGGTCAATAAACTTCCCGTACCGGAGAAGAAATTCGACGACCTGTCCGTGCTGGACACCAAACGCAGAACTGACGCCAAGACCTTTACCGTGGTCAATAAGTACGGCGGACCGAAACACCCCGTGTTCCGTAAGTCCCAGTGCAACCACTGTCTTGAGCCTGCCTGCGCGTCCGCATGCTTTGTAAAAGCATTCAAAAAACTGCCCAACGGCGCAGTTGTTTATGATGAATCGGTATGTGTCGGCTGCCGCTACTGCATGGTAGCCTGCCCCTTTGAAATACCGACCTACGAATATGACGAACCCCTGACCCCAAGAGTCATGAAGTGTACTATGTGCGCCCCCCGCTTAGCCGAAGGCAAACTGCCCGGCTGTGTTGAAGGCTGCCCCAAAGAAGCACTTGTCTTCGGTGAAAGGGATAAGCTGATAAAAATCGCCCGCGAGCGCATCCGCCGCAACCCCGACCGTTACGTTGACCATCTTTACGGTGAACACGAAATGGGCGGAACAAGCTGGATGTATCTTTCCGGCGTTCCTTTCAAGGAAATCGGCATGCGCGAAGACCTCGGCACCAAATCCGCACCTGAACTCACTGCCGGTGCATTGGCAGCAGTTCCCATGGTCGCAGGACTCTGGCCCGTACTTCTCGGAGGCATATACGCTGTAAGCAAACGCAACAGCAAAATTGCCGATGAAGAGCGCAAAGACGCAGTGGACAACGCAATTGCAAAAGCAAGCGCGGAAGCTGAAAAAACCCTTTCCGACGCTCTTGAAAAGGCTGATGTTGCCAACAAACGCAAGATCGAAGTCGAGGTCAAGAAAGCTGTGGAAGAAGCACTTGCTCCTAAAGAAGAGCAGGACGAAAACAGCGAGAAGGAGGAATCCTAATGTCCACTCCCGAAAACAACGGACCTAAATCGGTCTTCAATACCTTCAATCTGGTTGCCGGAACCATCCTTATAGTTGGACTGATTCTGACTGTAATCAGATTCACTCAGGGTATCGGTCCCGTGACCAACCTTGATGACAACAACCCGTGGGGAATCTGGATCGGATTCGACCTGCTCTGCGGTGTTGCCCTTGCAGCCGGCGGATACACAACTTCCGCTGCCTGCTATATCTTCGGACTTAAGCGTTTTCACTCTGCTGTACGTCCGGCAATCCTGACCGCTTTCCTCGGATACGCGCTGGTTGTATTTGCATTGCTGTACGACCTTGGTCGTCCGTGGAGGCTCCCGTTCCCCATCTTCGTTTCTCAGGGAACAACCTCCCTGCTCTTCGAAGTTGGTCTGTGCGTTATGCTTTACCTGACAGTGCTCTTCATTGAGTTCACTCCGGCCATGTTTGAATGGCTGGGCTGGAAGAAAATCAGAAACGTAGTTATGAAAGTAACCCTCGTTCTGACTATCTTAGGCGTAGTGCTCTCCACTCTCCACCAGTCATCTCTCGGCGCGCTGTACACCATTGCACCGTCGAAGCTGCATCCGCTGTGGTACTCACCGTATATGCCGCTGTACTTCTTCGTTTCAAGTATCGCCGCCGGTATGTCCATGGTTATTTTTGAGGGCACCCTGTCCCACAAAAAACTGCATCGCATGATGGATGAAGAATACTTGAAGCATCACGATGGTGTTATTCTAGGCTTCGGTAAAGCAGCATCTCTGGTTCTCTTCGGCTACTTTTTCATCAAAATGATGGGCGTGGCCTATGACAACAACTGGCACTACCTGACAACAGGATACGGCCTGCTGTTCATAACTGAAATGCTCGGCTTTGTGGCACTTCCCTGCTTCCTTTACGCAGTAGGTGTACGTGACAAAAACATCGGCCTGATCAAGAAAGCGGCGATAATCACCGTTCTCGGAATTGTATTCAACAGGTTCAACGTTTCAATGATCGCGTTCAACTATCAGCTGCCCGCAGCCGAAAGGTACTTCCCGAGCATGAGTGAAATCGGAGTTTCCGTATTCATCGTCACTCTCGGCGTTGTGATTTTCCGTTTCATCACCACCCGGATGCCCATCTTTTTCGAGCATCCCGACTATAAGGGCGACCACTAGGCCGCCCCGAAAGGAGACAAAAAAATGGAAGCACATAACCTCCAGGAATACTACACATTCACTAAAGGTATTATGTACCTTTTCATGGGTGGAGCATTGGTCGGTGCGACCCTGTTCTGGCAGTTCCTCATGGGCGGAAAAGCCTACCGTGACGAAAACAAAAAAGACTACGGCGACCACCATTAAGCGCTAGACGAGGAGAAACAAAATGTATGAACTTCTGACCGGGCCTATGTGCTGGCTGGTTTTCGCAATCAGCTTCGGCGGCCTGCTGGTGCGCGTAGTGCTCTACTTCAAGGGCCTCAGCCAGCAGCTCGACCGTGTAGCATATAAAGCCCATATGTCTTACGGACTTAAAGGTGCATTCAATTCAATAATCAGCTGGCTTAACCCCGTTGGCGCCCGCGGCTGGCGGACTAAACCCGGCTTTACCTTTATATTCTTTGCATTCCACATCGGACTGCTTGCAACCCCCATTTTCCTCGCTGCTCATAACGTGATGCTGCAGGAAAATCTGGGATTCAGCCTGCCGCAGATGCCCGCTTTTATGGCGGACCTGCTCTCCTGGACCGTGATAGTGGCCTGTCTTGCCATCATCCTGCGCCGCATCGCGCTCCCGGAAGTCAGAATCCTCACCACAGCTTATGATTACCTGCTGCTGGTGATCACTGTAGCTCCCTTCGTAACCGGCCTTATCGCCCGTTACCACATGGGTGACTACCAGTTCTGGCTGCTGGCCCATATCATTACCGGCCAAATCTGGCTGCTGTGCCTGCCTTTCACCAAACTCAGCCACTGCGTGCTCTTCTTCTGTTCCCGTGCACAGCTCGGAATGGACTACGGCATCAAACGCGGCGGCATGAAGGGCTCCACATTCTCCTGGTAACAGGAAGAAATATAGCCAACAGGAGAAAGAAAATGCCTCAAGGTAAGCTTTGTAACAGACAGCCGATCACAACTGATGAGCAGCTCAAGCTGACTCTCTCAGATAAGAGCGGCAAGCAATATTATGCTGAAATGGAACAACTGGATGTGGATACCAACGCTTTGTGGGCCACCATCCAGAAAACCCTGAAATCAAGAACCAAAACATGGCTCGAAATATGTGCCCACTGCGGCATGTGCGCAGACAGCTGCTTCCTTTATCAGGTTAACGACTGTGTGCCCGAGCAGGTTCCTTCTTATAAAATTCAGTCCACTCTCGGCGAAATGGTCAAGAGAAAAGGAAATGTGGATAACGAGTTCATGCGTCACTGCATGAAGGTGGCGTGGTCCCAGTGCACCTGCTGCAACCGCTGCGGTATGTACTGTCCCCACGGTATCGACATGGGTGTTATGTTCTCTTATCTGCGCGGTCTGCTCTACTCTCAGGGTTTCGTTCCCTGGGAACTGAAAATCGGTTCCGGTATGCACCGTGTCTACCGGGCACAGATGGACGTGACCACCGAAGACTGGGTTGAAACATGTGAATGGATGGCCGAAGAGACCGAGGAAGAATGGCCGGGTCTGACCATCCCCGTGGACAAACAGGATGCTGACATCATGTATACCTGTAATGCTCGCGAACCCAAGCACTACCCTGAAGATGTCGCTGAAGCGGCTATCCTCTTCCATGTGGCAGGCGAAAACTGGACCGTACCTTCCGAAGGTTGGGAACAGACATCACTGTCCATGTTCGCAGGCGACTGGGAATGCTGCAAAGATAACGTAAACAACGTTTACGACGCCATCGAGCGCCTTAATCCTAAACGTGTTATCGGCACAGAGTGCGGACACGCACACCGCGCAACCGTTATCGAAGGGCCCTACTGGGCCGGACGTGAAGACGGGCTGCCTCCCAAACCATACATCCATTACGTGGAATGGCTGGCTGAGGCATTGCGTGAGGGCAAGCTCAAAATCGACCCTGCCAAGAAAATCAAGGAACCCGTAACTCTGCAGGATTCCTGCAACTACGTGCGAAACCAAGGCCTCAAGAATGTAACAAGGGAAATTCTCAGCTATATCGTTGAGCCCGGTTACTTTGTTGAAATGGCACCCAATAAGGAACACAACTACTGCTGTGGCGGTGGTGGCGGATTCAACGGAATCGGTCGCTATCGTAACGAACGTAACGTGGCCCTGCGCAAGAAAATGGACCAGATTCTAGCTACTGGCTGTAAGCTGGTTATCGCACCTTGCCATAACTGCTGGGACGCCATCCGTGACCTTGAAGAGGAATATGAAATCGGCATCCGCTGGTCTTTCCTCAAGCCTCTGATCATTGGTATGCTCGATGTACCTGAAGGCATGCGAGTCGAATGGTAGTAACACCCGTCTCTCCGACAGGTGATCTGATATTGTCCGCAACGAACGAGGTGTCACATGTTTAAGAAAATCCTTTTGGCGACTACCGGCTCCCCCGCGAGCTTTGGTGCCGCCCGCGTAGCTTTCGACATGGCGAAACGCTACGGTTCCGAAGTAACCATCTTCCATGTTGTGGGAGTGCCTACCAAGGCATTCTCGCATGTTGTCAACGATGTGCGTACCGGTGAAGAAGTAGAGATTGATGAAGAATATCTCGCCTGGGTCGAAGAAGAACTCAAGACCACCTTCGCAAAACAGTTTGAAGGTGCCGACAACGCAAAAATCGTACTGACAACAGGTGTACCCGCTCGCGAAGTTCTTCGCGAAGCCCGCAAGGCAGACAGTGATCTCATCGTTATGGCCGCAAGCTCCGGTGAGAACACTTCCTTCCACAAAGGCTACCCCGGAAGTACCTTGCAAAAAGTGGCGAAAGCCGCTCGCTGCCCGGTCCTTTCCGTACACCGCGAATCCGCATCATACTGGGGCGGGTTCTCCAATATCCTTTTTGGTACCGACTTCTCCAAGCAGGCTGAGAGCGCATTTAAATTCGCTCTCTCCACAGCCCGCGAACTCGACTGCGACCTGACTATCTTCCATGCCCTGGACATCAGCGGCAAGGTTCTGGACCAGAATGAAATCGAGGAAAAACTGATTACCGCCCGCAAGCGCATCAGAGATACCTATGTCCCGCTTATGGGCGATTTCAAGAACTATGACATCGAAGTATGGGAAGGAACTCCCTACGTAGAAATCGTTAAGCTCGCCCGTGAAAAAAGCATGGACCTTATTTGCCTTGCTCACCACACAAATGAGCTTGATCCGGAAAGAGCACGTATCGGTTCCACTGTCGAACAGGTCATCTTAAGGGCAAACTGCCCGGTGGTCAGCGTCAGCAAGCCCGATAAAGTTTAGGCCGTAAGCACAACTGAATCGAATATATCGTATTCCCGGCAGCCGAACCATTCACACTGCCGGGAATCACGAAGGGGAAGATTCAACAGGAGGAGTTATTATGTCTAAGAAGATCTTAATTATAGATGATGATCAGGATATCCGTTCATACTTGGGAGATCTTTTCGGTGACAACGGTTATGAAACCGTTATGGCCGATGACGGGGCTGTTGCAATGGAGGTTGTAACAGCAGAAAAACCCGATCTGATCACCCTTGACCTTGAGATGCCGGGCGAGTGGGGCCCGCGCTTTTACCGTAAGCTCTCCCAGAGCGATGAATTCAAAAGAATTCCGGTAATCGTAATCAGCGGACTTCAGGCAAACAAGTACGCAATTCCCAAGGCTGTAGCCACCCTGACAAAGCCCTTCGACGCAGAAGAGCTGGTCAGAATTGTTAAAGAAACAATAGGCTAACGGGAATCCATTTTGAGGCCGGTCAGCAGCGTGTGCTGGCCGGCCGTTTTTTTTAACTTGAAAGAGTGCGGAACTACGGTGTAGGCTTCTCCCCCAACAGAAGGTTTATAACCTGCTGCAATACCTAAAAAGGTGACAAGCATGCCCAAAAAAATAATGGTCGTGGATGACGATCCGTATATTGTAGACTACCTTGTAAATGTTTTCGAGGATCACGGATACCTCACCTGCCGCGCTTTTGACGGAACGTCAGCCTATGATGTTGCAATGGCTGAGAAACCCGACCTGATCACTCTTGATCTTGAAATGCCCAATGAATGGGGGCCCCGGTTTTACCGCAGACTGACTCTGGAAGAGCAATTTACCGAAATACCGGTAATTGTTATCAGTGGACTGCCGGGAATACATATGGCCATCAAACGCGCGGTCGCAACTATCAAAAAGCCTTTTGACCCTACTGAGGTCATTGAGATTGTGCGAAAAGCATTGGGAGAAAATAGCGGCGAGGACTGATTCAGGTCCTGACCTTATTTTCAAGAAAGTCCGTTTTTCAATCTTTCGCGAGGTGCTTCGATGAGTAATAAAAAGCTGCTGCTGGTTGATGATGAAGAAGGTATCCGCCGTTTTCTGGGACTAACCCTGATGGACCTCGGCTATGAAGTGGAAACCGCTGAAAATGGAAAAGCTGCACTTGAGGTCATCGATCAATTAAATCCGGCGATTATTCTCACAGATATAAAAATGCCCCGCATGGACGGCATCGAATTGCTGAAAGCAGTAAAAGCCGACCATCCACACATCGAGGTAATTATGCTCACCGGGCATGGCGACCTCGATCTCGCTATCGAATCACTTAAATCCGAAGCCGCGGATTTCATCACAAAACCCATCGACAATCAGGTTCTGGAAATATCTCTGGGCAGAGTCATGGAAAAAATCCAGCTTAAAGCTCAGCTTCGCGAATACACTGAAAATCTTGAACGTCTCGTTGAAGAAAAAACCCAGCGCATAATTGAACTGGAACGTCAAAATGCAGCCTGTCAGGTTGTGGAAGGACTTAGCGAAGCACTTTCCAGCGCGGCCAACGAAGTTGAAACCGGCAGCGGCCTTTTCAACGAACTGCCCTGCCTTGTCTCCATACATAACCGCTATCTGGAAATAGTAGCCGCCAACGAACTCCTCAAGGAACGCTTGGGTGATGTCGTAGGCTACAACAGCTTTGATATATATTCTGATCGTGAATCAGCGGGGAATGCCTGTCCGGTGCAACGGACCTTCAAGACAGGAAAGGGCCAACGCAGCAAGGAAACTTTCGTAAGTAAAGACGGCACCGAAATTCCGGTTACCGTGTACACGGCTCCCATCCCGAACAAAGACGGAGACATTGAACTTGTACTCGATATTTCCGTTGATATGACCGAGCTCAAACGCCTCAATGACGAGCTGCTTGAAACACAATACAAATTTCAGCGTCTTTTTGACGAAGCGCCCTGCTATATTTCAGTCCAGAATCGGGATTACACAATAGCAGAAGTCAACAAACGTTTTCAGGAAGACTTTGACACCATACTCGGCGCACCCTGCTTCAATTCATACAAGCATCGCGAGCATCCATGTGAA is a window of Maridesulfovibrio sp. DNA encoding:
- a CDS encoding DUF805 domain-containing protein encodes the protein MKHYIEILKRFNDFKGEANYSEFACFAAYHCVIICVLLFLGYAVVHPLAIKVINTLSGLFIVGTLLPCIALFVRRLNALGRNPKLVLIGLVPVVGLAYLFFICLKKD
- the hmcA gene encoding sulfate respiration complex hexadecaheme cytochrome HmcA is translated as MANGKKLLRLSGILIVLAGVLGFHMEAMSMVGTPQENGNKRPDLIMIDTIAAQEKLELPAVVFLHDTHTKAMAEQNKDCTACHEKTDGKVTYKFKRLENGTPEQLKQIYHNGCISCHAADAKAGRKTGPQVGECRSCHIADPEIKAERAPAGMENVLHYRHWDSKLIAKDEGQDTNCGSCHHVYNDFEKKLEYVKGQEENCSVCHTAKPEGNVKLTTSEAYHGQCVSCHLEMKAAKAEKTGPVDCAGCHGKMHEADIKEDNAAVLKKLGGKLPRLPRKQPDAVLLTAPVQENAAAKASMAAVAFNHKAHEGYTDSCSSCHHATMNKACSSCHTVRGSKEGGFVTLDQAMHKADSTRSCVGCHAVKQKDPKCAGCHELMPQNAIKSEETCKVCHNGPASTSGEPVKMDASAKAAIASKLIMERPESPALIAEKDIPEFVTINVLENEYKASKLPHRKIIMTLVNGMKGDAMANAFHSTPLTVCGSCHHNSPASATPPSCASCHGGKVQDGRPALKGAYHVQCMTCHDAMNLEKPASTDCTACHAKK
- the hmcB gene encoding sulfate respiration complex iron-sulfur protein HmcB, whose amino-acid sequence is MLRRTFLGMLGAACVGASLPAGAEAAGHEFKGYPGSKGVLFDATRCIGCRKCEAACNKVNKLPVPEKKFDDLSVLDTKRRTDAKTFTVVNKYGGPKHPVFRKSQCNHCLEPACASACFVKAFKKLPNGAVVYDESVCVGCRYCMVACPFEIPTYEYDEPLTPRVMKCTMCAPRLAEGKLPGCVEGCPKEALVFGERDKLIKIARERIRRNPDRYVDHLYGEHEMGGTSWMYLSGVPFKEIGMREDLGTKSAPELTAGALAAVPMVAGLWPVLLGGIYAVSKRNSKIADEERKDAVDNAIAKASAEAEKTLSDALEKADVANKRKIEVEVKKAVEEALAPKEEQDENSEKEES
- the hmcC gene encoding sulfate respiration complex protein HmcC, with product MSTPENNGPKSVFNTFNLVAGTILIVGLILTVIRFTQGIGPVTNLDDNNPWGIWIGFDLLCGVALAAGGYTTSAACYIFGLKRFHSAVRPAILTAFLGYALVVFALLYDLGRPWRLPFPIFVSQGTTSLLFEVGLCVMLYLTVLFIEFTPAMFEWLGWKKIRNVVMKVTLVLTILGVVLSTLHQSSLGALYTIAPSKLHPLWYSPYMPLYFFVSSIAAGMSMVIFEGTLSHKKLHRMMDEEYLKHHDGVILGFGKAASLVLFGYFFIKMMGVAYDNNWHYLTTGYGLLFITEMLGFVALPCFLYAVGVRDKNIGLIKKAAIITVLGIVFNRFNVSMIAFNYQLPAAERYFPSMSEIGVSVFIVTLGVVIFRFITTRMPIFFEHPDYKGDH
- the hmcD gene encoding sulfate respiration complex protein HmcD, which translates into the protein MEAHNLQEYYTFTKGIMYLFMGGALVGATLFWQFLMGGKAYRDENKKDYGDHH
- the hmcE gene encoding sulfate respiration complex protein HmcE encodes the protein MYELLTGPMCWLVFAISFGGLLVRVVLYFKGLSQQLDRVAYKAHMSYGLKGAFNSIISWLNPVGARGWRTKPGFTFIFFAFHIGLLATPIFLAAHNVMLQENLGFSLPQMPAFMADLLSWTVIVACLAIILRRIALPEVRILTTAYDYLLLVITVAPFVTGLIARYHMGDYQFWLLAHIITGQIWLLCLPFTKLSHCVLFFCSRAQLGMDYGIKRGGMKGSTFSW
- the hmcF gene encoding sulfate respiration complex iron-sulfur protein HmcF; protein product: MPQGKLCNRQPITTDEQLKLTLSDKSGKQYYAEMEQLDVDTNALWATIQKTLKSRTKTWLEICAHCGMCADSCFLYQVNDCVPEQVPSYKIQSTLGEMVKRKGNVDNEFMRHCMKVAWSQCTCCNRCGMYCPHGIDMGVMFSYLRGLLYSQGFVPWELKIGSGMHRVYRAQMDVTTEDWVETCEWMAEETEEEWPGLTIPVDKQDADIMYTCNAREPKHYPEDVAEAAILFHVAGENWTVPSEGWEQTSLSMFAGDWECCKDNVNNVYDAIERLNPKRVIGTECGHAHRATVIEGPYWAGREDGLPPKPYIHYVEWLAEALREGKLKIDPAKKIKEPVTLQDSCNYVRNQGLKNVTREILSYIVEPGYFVEMAPNKEHNYCCGGGGGFNGIGRYRNERNVALRKKMDQILATGCKLVIAPCHNCWDAIRDLEEEYEIGIRWSFLKPLIIGMLDVPEGMRVEW
- a CDS encoding universal stress protein, which gives rise to MFKKILLATTGSPASFGAARVAFDMAKRYGSEVTIFHVVGVPTKAFSHVVNDVRTGEEVEIDEEYLAWVEEELKTTFAKQFEGADNAKIVLTTGVPAREVLREARKADSDLIVMAASSGENTSFHKGYPGSTLQKVAKAARCPVLSVHRESASYWGGFSNILFGTDFSKQAESAFKFALSTARELDCDLTIFHALDISGKVLDQNEIEEKLITARKRIRDTYVPLMGDFKNYDIEVWEGTPYVEIVKLAREKSMDLICLAHHTNELDPERARIGSTVEQVILRANCPVVSVSKPDKV
- the divK gene encoding DVU0259 family response regulator domain-containing protein; protein product: MSKKILIIDDDQDIRSYLGDLFGDNGYETVMADDGAVAMEVVTAEKPDLITLDLEMPGEWGPRFYRKLSQSDEFKRIPVIVISGLQANKYAIPKAVATLTKPFDAEELVRIVKETIG
- the divK gene encoding DVU0259 family response regulator domain-containing protein, with the translated sequence MPKKIMVVDDDPYIVDYLVNVFEDHGYLTCRAFDGTSAYDVAMAEKPDLITLDLEMPNEWGPRFYRRLTLEEQFTEIPVIVISGLPGIHMAIKRAVATIKKPFDPTEVIEIVRKALGENSGED
- a CDS encoding response regulator, whose protein sequence is MSNKKLLLVDDEEGIRRFLGLTLMDLGYEVETAENGKAALEVIDQLNPAIILTDIKMPRMDGIELLKAVKADHPHIEVIMLTGHGDLDLAIESLKSEAADFITKPIDNQVLEISLGRVMEKIQLKAQLREYTENLERLVEEKTQRIIELERQNAACQVVEGLSEALSSAANEVETGSGLFNELPCLVSIHNRYLEIVAANELLKERLGDVVGYNSFDIYSDRESAGNACPVQRTFKTGKGQRSKETFVSKDGTEIPVTVYTAPIPNKDGDIELVLDISVDMTELKRLNDELLETQYKFQRLFDEAPCYISVQNRDYTIAEVNKRFQEDFDTILGAPCFNSYKHREHPCEECPVQRSFKDGQTHQMETVVTTKNGEQKNMLVWSAPIRNAYGEIKQVMELSTDITEIRRLQDHLTSLGFMLGSMSHGVKGMLTALDGGIYRLESGLRKNDQERVGEAAVVLKNIVGKVKKMVLDILYYAKSREIEVEQIPAGPFLRDTASLVASKAAAANVKFNLDIPEEMGSIEVDSSSMSAAIVNFLENGVDACERKIPGHEYFINVSARDLGDSIELTITDNGAGMDRETREKIFTLFFSSKGKRGTGIGLFISNQTIEQHGGRISVDSEQGQGTTFTITLPRKAELKK